In one Kineococcus rhizosphaerae genomic region, the following are encoded:
- the purD gene encoding phosphoribosylamine--glycine ligase — MDVLVIGSGAREHALVRALLHDPGVDRVVAAPGNAGIALDVSVEPVDATDPGAVAALAQRLGADLVVVGPEAPLVAGVADAVRAAGIAVFGPSGQAARLEGSKAFAKEVMAAAGVPTAMAHLCTTEDEVAAALDAFGAPHVVKDDGLAAGKGVVVTSDREAALAHARTCLEHGPVVVEEFLDGPEVSVFCLTDGTSVVALAPAQDFKRALDGDEGPNTGGMGAYSPLPWAPEGLADEVVERIAQPVVDEMARRGTPFSGVLYCGLALTSRGTRVIEFNARFGDPETQVVLARLATPLGAVLNACATGTLAEQPALRWREDAAVTVVLASPGYPEAPVTGGVLRGLAQADAIGGADVLHAGTATAPDGAAIVSAGGRVLSVVGVGPDLSAARAVAYEAVELIDLDGGRFRRDIALTAAQA, encoded by the coding sequence GTGGACGTCCTCGTCATCGGATCCGGTGCCCGCGAACACGCCCTCGTGCGTGCCCTGCTGCACGACCCGGGGGTGGACCGCGTCGTCGCCGCCCCGGGCAACGCCGGGATCGCGCTCGACGTGAGCGTCGAACCGGTCGACGCGACCGACCCCGGCGCCGTCGCCGCCCTCGCGCAGCGCCTGGGCGCCGACCTGGTCGTCGTGGGCCCGGAGGCCCCGCTGGTGGCCGGGGTCGCCGACGCCGTGCGCGCGGCCGGGATCGCCGTCTTCGGCCCGTCCGGGCAGGCGGCCCGGCTGGAGGGGTCCAAGGCGTTCGCCAAGGAGGTCATGGCCGCCGCGGGCGTGCCGACCGCGATGGCCCACCTGTGCACCACGGAGGACGAGGTCGCCGCCGCCCTCGACGCGTTCGGCGCCCCGCACGTCGTCAAGGACGACGGGCTCGCCGCGGGCAAGGGCGTCGTCGTCACCTCCGACCGCGAGGCGGCCCTCGCGCACGCCCGCACCTGCCTGGAGCACGGCCCGGTCGTCGTCGAGGAGTTCCTCGACGGCCCGGAGGTCTCGGTGTTCTGCCTCACCGACGGGACGTCGGTGGTGGCGCTGGCCCCCGCGCAGGACTTCAAGCGGGCCCTCGACGGCGACGAGGGCCCGAACACCGGCGGCATGGGCGCGTACTCGCCGCTGCCGTGGGCGCCCGAGGGCCTGGCGGACGAGGTCGTGGAGCGCATCGCGCAGCCCGTCGTGGACGAGATGGCCCGGCGCGGCACCCCCTTCAGCGGGGTCCTGTACTGCGGGCTGGCGCTGACCTCGCGCGGGACGCGGGTCATCGAGTTCAACGCCCGGTTCGGCGACCCGGAGACCCAGGTCGTCCTGGCCCGGCTGGCGACCCCGCTCGGCGCGGTCCTGAACGCCTGCGCCACGGGCACCCTCGCCGAGCAGCCCGCCCTGCGCTGGCGCGAGGACGCCGCCGTCACGGTCGTCCTGGCCTCCCCGGGCTACCCGGAGGCGCCGGTCACCGGCGGGGTGCTGCGCGGGCTGGCGCAGGCGGACGCGATCGGCGGGGCCGACGTCCTGCACGCCGGAACGGCCACCGCGCCCGACGGCGCGGCGATCGTCAGCGCCGGCGGCCGGGTGCTGTCCGTCGTGGGCGTCGGGCCGGACCTGTCCGCGGCGCGCGCCGTGGCGTACGAGGCGGTGGAGCTGATCGACCTCGACGGCGGCCGGTTCCGCCGCGACATCGCGCTGACGGCGGCGCAGGCGTGA
- a CDS encoding FUSC family protein — protein sequence MPRTIPFAVTARRRLRTGWQRWQGSWWQIMQCGLGAGIAWLLAQALWGQPYPVFATVAVVVCLGVQNNQRVRRVGELGVGVTIGVLLGTLVVHFVGRGPLQITAIVATAMFVARFLDSGILLVNQAALQAAFIVAYPPTAGGGGGGRWLDAMTGVVVALGVAALLPPDPRRDVRGRARAYAGQLADLLEDGADALRSRDAAKAEDVLNRARGTQTELEGWSQSVNAGQEVHRLSPLRRRGRGEIVRQKKLQAGMDRATRNLRVALRRVSTALKYDEPMPDSLAGALDGMAAAIRSLGEPPYPGETVPPSVAVLQELAVTLGPRTLGAESLSATVVVAQLRSAAVDLLQAQGVGAAEAHRLLPR from the coding sequence GTGCCCCGCACGATCCCGTTCGCCGTGACGGCCCGCCGCCGGCTGCGCACGGGCTGGCAGCGCTGGCAGGGGTCGTGGTGGCAGATCATGCAGTGCGGGCTCGGCGCCGGGATCGCCTGGCTGCTGGCCCAGGCCCTGTGGGGGCAGCCCTACCCCGTCTTCGCGACCGTCGCGGTCGTCGTGTGCCTGGGGGTGCAGAACAACCAGCGGGTGCGCCGCGTGGGCGAGCTGGGCGTCGGCGTCACCATCGGCGTGCTGCTCGGCACCCTCGTCGTGCACTTCGTGGGCCGCGGCCCCCTGCAGATCACGGCCATCGTGGCGACGGCCATGTTCGTGGCCCGGTTCCTGGACTCGGGGATCCTGCTCGTCAACCAGGCGGCCCTGCAGGCCGCGTTCATCGTCGCCTACCCGCCCACCGCGGGCGGCGGCGGCGGGGGGCGCTGGCTGGACGCGATGACGGGGGTGGTGGTGGCCCTCGGTGTGGCCGCCCTGCTGCCGCCGGACCCGCGCCGCGACGTGCGGGGACGGGCCCGGGCCTACGCCGGGCAGCTCGCCGACCTCCTGGAGGACGGCGCCGACGCCCTGCGCAGCCGCGACGCCGCCAAGGCCGAGGACGTCCTGAACCGGGCGCGGGGCACCCAGACGGAGCTGGAGGGCTGGTCGCAGTCGGTCAACGCGGGCCAGGAGGTGCACCGGCTGTCCCCGTTGCGCCGCCGCGGGCGCGGGGAGATCGTGCGGCAGAAGAAGCTGCAGGCCGGGATGGACCGCGCGACCCGCAACCTGCGGGTGGCGCTGCGGCGCGTCAGCACCGCCCTGAAGTACGACGAGCCGATGCCCGACTCCCTGGCGGGTGCGCTCGACGGCATGGCCGCGGCGATCCGCTCGCTGGGGGAACCGCCCTACCCGGGCGAGACGGTGCCGCCGTCGGTGGCCGTGCTGCAGGAGCTGGCGGTCACCCTGGGGCCTCGGACCCTGGGCGCGGAGTCGCTGTCCGCGACCGTGGTCGTGGCGCAGCTGCGCTCGGCCGCCGTGGACCTCCTGCAGGCCCAGGGCGTGGGTGCGGCCGAGGCGCACCGCCTGCTGCCGCGCTGA
- a CDS encoding DUF4383 domain-containing protein: MNAPAAPAAIESAYPTEVSGPVNGFARAAGVLVLGLGVLGLVPGIVTHYSDLGFYSSGANLFGLFRTSIVSASLQILFGLAILAFSGSVRQAHKVVVWVALAYLAAGLAGAGLRVNAERDDLVVNAASNWLHLALFFVLAGGAARSRKKHIEQLGVF, translated from the coding sequence ATGAACGCTCCCGCCGCCCCCGCTGCGATCGAGTCCGCGTACCCCACCGAGGTCAGCGGCCCCGTCAACGGCTTCGCCCGCGCCGCGGGCGTCCTCGTCCTGGGCCTGGGTGTCCTCGGGCTGGTCCCCGGCATCGTGACGCACTACTCCGACCTGGGCTTCTACAGCTCGGGCGCCAACCTCTTCGGCCTGTTCCGGACGTCGATCGTCAGCGCCTCCCTGCAGATCCTCTTCGGCCTGGCCATCCTCGCCTTCTCGGGGTCGGTGCGGCAGGCGCACAAGGTCGTCGTCTGGGTCGCCCTGGCCTACCTGGCCGCCGGTCTGGCCGGCGCGGGCCTGCGGGTGAACGCCGAGCGCGACGACCTCGTCGTCAACGCCGCCAGCAACTGGCTGCACCTGGCCCTGTTCTTCGTCCTCGCCGGTGGTGCGGCGCGCAGCCGCAAGAAGCACATCGAGCAGCTGGGCGTGTTCTGA
- a CDS encoding GNAT family N-acetyltransferase, producing the protein MLHTRTRLSPDDLRAVAALEQEVVAHDGGRLKIEWNGLRDRTGDHTNDLLWTVDGQVVGYVGFDTWNGRVVELVGMVAPGARGRGIGSALLEAAVRVCRERGFAQALLIVPRPSAAGHHLAQRLGAPLEHSEHALRLDHAPATGEEDARTVLRDATAADLGVLTGLLTAAFGEAPTHLEDGLRTGRTLLVEHAGEPVGTVRLQRDGDQGGVYGFAVDPRAQGRGIGRDVLRRVCREFFAGGATSVRLEVAVDNDRALGLYTSVGFARVQTEDYYDLPLGG; encoded by the coding sequence GTGCTGCACACCAGGACCCGACTGTCCCCCGACGACCTGCGCGCCGTCGCCGCCCTCGAGCAGGAGGTCGTCGCCCACGACGGCGGCCGGCTGAAGATCGAGTGGAACGGGTTGCGGGACAGGACCGGCGACCACACCAACGACCTGCTGTGGACGGTCGACGGGCAGGTGGTGGGGTACGTCGGGTTCGACACCTGGAACGGTCGCGTCGTCGAACTCGTCGGCATGGTCGCCCCGGGTGCGCGGGGGCGGGGGATCGGGTCGGCCCTGCTCGAGGCGGCCGTCCGCGTCTGCCGCGAGCGCGGGTTCGCCCAGGCGCTGCTCATCGTCCCGCGGCCCTCGGCGGCGGGGCACCACCTGGCGCAGCGCCTCGGGGCACCGCTGGAGCACTCCGAGCACGCGTTGCGGCTCGACCACGCGCCCGCCACGGGGGAGGAGGACGCCCGCACCGTCCTGCGCGACGCCACGGCCGCGGACCTGGGGGTGCTCACCGGACTGCTCACCGCCGCCTTCGGCGAGGCGCCGACGCACCTGGAGGACGGGTTGCGCACCGGGCGCACCCTGCTCGTCGAGCACGCCGGGGAACCCGTCGGAACCGTTCGGCTGCAGCGCGACGGCGACCAGGGCGGGGTCTACGGCTTCGCGGTCGACCCGCGGGCGCAGGGCCGGGGCATCGGCCGCGACGTCCTGCGCCGCGTCTGCCGGGAGTTCTTCGCCGGCGGCGCCACGTCGGTCCGGCTCGAGGTCGCCGTCGACAACGACCGTGCGCTCGGCCTCTACACCTCGGTCGGGTTCGCCCGCGTCCAGACCGAGGACTACTACGACCTGCCGCTGGGCGGTTAG
- a CDS encoding CGNR zinc finger domain-containing protein, translating into MRTAGDLDLVRDFLNTLDERRFTRHGQEHSATDELVSGEALSAWWREHDLAGSAPDGAEPDAAELGAVLRLRTALREALLGAGPAAGQDALAGFPVRLAPDGSGRLRLAAATGSPGLDVLVETVATAVASGRWSRLKLCAAPECRWAFHDTSRSGAGRWCSMQVCGNRHKTAAYRRRATA; encoded by the coding sequence ATGCGGACGGCGGGCGACCTGGACCTCGTGCGGGACTTCCTGAACACCCTCGACGAGCGGCGCTTCACCCGGCACGGGCAGGAGCACAGCGCCACCGACGAACTCGTCTCCGGCGAGGCCCTGTCCGCCTGGTGGCGCGAGCACGACCTCGCGGGCTCCGCACCGGACGGCGCCGAGCCGGACGCGGCCGAGCTGGGCGCGGTCCTGCGGTTGCGGACGGCGCTGCGCGAGGCCCTCCTCGGGGCGGGACCCGCTGCGGGGCAGGACGCGCTGGCCGGATTCCCGGTGCGTCTGGCGCCGGACGGGTCCGGCCGGTTGCGGCTCGCCGCCGCCACCGGCTCACCCGGGCTCGACGTCCTCGTCGAAACCGTCGCGACGGCCGTCGCCTCGGGGCGCTGGTCGCGGCTGAAGCTCTGCGCCGCACCGGAGTGCCGCTGGGCCTTCCACGACACCTCCCGCAGCGGCGCCGGCCGCTGGTGCTCGATGCAGGTGTGCGGCAACCGCCACAAGACGGCGGCCTACCGCCGGCGGGCCACCGCCTGA
- a CDS encoding epoxide hydrolase family protein, protein MSNSSLPEIATDTTAGGPLLQVPEADLADLRSRLRATRWATPWPVEPWQVGTDGADLRRLVARWADGYDWRAHEAQINALPSHVAEIEGTRVHYLRFDAEPGAGPDPLPLVLTNGWPSTSYELVGLAQRLSQPSRFGGDPRDAFTVVVPSLPGFPFSGQRPTLDALPTHELWHRLLHDELGFTLYGAHGGDLGAGITGWLAQAHPESVVGVHLLDVDRTPRAGDTDLSAEERAYLDAVADWEDREGAYAHQHSTRPLTLAQGLSDSPSGLLAWILEKYRAWSDCDGDVTGHFGDDFLLTQASLYWFSGTISTSLRPYYERRHGLTPTLERVRVPTAVAWFPADLGARPPESWVRRRYDLARFTPMPRGGHFAAVEEPELLAGDITAFFGPLARTAPTG, encoded by the coding sequence GTGTCGAACTCCTCCCTCCCCGAGATCGCCACCGACACCACCGCCGGTGGACCGCTGCTGCAGGTGCCCGAGGCCGACCTGGCCGACCTGCGATCCCGGCTGCGTGCGACGCGCTGGGCCACCCCCTGGCCGGTCGAGCCCTGGCAGGTGGGGACCGACGGCGCCGACCTGCGGCGCCTGGTCGCCCGCTGGGCCGACGGGTACGACTGGCGTGCCCACGAGGCGCAGATCAACGCGCTGCCCTCCCACGTCGCGGAGATCGAGGGCACCCGGGTCCACTACCTGCGCTTCGACGCCGAACCCGGCGCCGGTCCGGACCCCCTGCCGCTCGTGCTGACCAACGGCTGGCCGAGCACCTCCTACGAGCTCGTCGGCCTCGCGCAACGGCTCTCGCAGCCGTCGCGGTTCGGTGGCGACCCGCGGGACGCCTTCACCGTGGTCGTCCCCTCCCTGCCGGGTTTCCCCTTCTCCGGGCAGCGCCCCACCCTCGACGCGCTGCCGACCCACGAGTTGTGGCACCGCCTCCTGCACGACGAGCTCGGGTTCACCCTCTACGGGGCGCACGGCGGCGACCTGGGGGCCGGGATCACCGGGTGGCTGGCGCAGGCCCACCCGGAGTCGGTGGTCGGCGTCCACCTCCTCGACGTCGACCGGACCCCGCGGGCCGGGGACACCGACCTGAGCGCCGAGGAACGCGCCTACCTCGACGCCGTCGCCGACTGGGAGGACCGCGAGGGTGCCTACGCCCACCAGCACAGCACCCGCCCGCTGACCCTGGCCCAGGGGCTGAGCGACTCCCCGTCCGGGCTGCTGGCCTGGATCCTGGAGAAGTACCGCGCGTGGAGCGACTGCGACGGGGACGTGACGGGGCACTTCGGCGACGACTTCCTGCTCACCCAGGCGTCGCTGTACTGGTTCAGCGGCACGATCTCCACGTCGTTGCGGCCCTACTACGAACGCCGTCACGGGCTGACGCCGACGCTGGAACGGGTGCGCGTCCCCACGGCCGTCGCCTGGTTCCCGGCCGACCTCGGCGCCCGCCCGCCGGAGTCCTGGGTGCGGCGCCGCTACGACCTGGCGCGCTTCACGCCGATGCCGCGCGGCGGTCACTTCGCCGCCGTGGAGGAACCCGAACTGCTGGCCGGTGACATCACCGCCTTCTTCGGCCCCCTGGCGCGCACGGCGCCGACCGGGTGA
- a CDS encoding LysR family transcriptional regulator: METRELRYFVAVAEELHFGRAAGRLGIAQPPLSRAIQQVERRLGVELLERTPRAVTLTAAGRVLLDEARAALAAVEAAERRTVRAAAGSAGIVLTVKAGSANEVLAELLDAFAAEPDAVPVEVALVGPGEPEAMLRDGRADVALLHLPMDSTAGFDAEELLVEDQVAVLPAGHPLSARDHLELADLTGLPDLPLPRWPRPDPNLPEPTGPEIRDHLQLLQLVALRRTCAILPPSAIPFPREGIALVPLVDAVRVTTAIAWPAHSRSRAVAALVRTATA, encoded by the coding sequence GTGGAGACGCGGGAGCTGCGCTACTTCGTGGCCGTGGCCGAGGAGCTGCACTTCGGGCGCGCCGCCGGGCGCCTGGGCATCGCCCAACCGCCGCTGTCGCGGGCCATCCAGCAGGTCGAACGACGCCTGGGCGTCGAACTCCTCGAACGCACGCCGCGGGCCGTGACCCTCACGGCGGCCGGACGGGTGCTGCTCGACGAGGCGCGGGCGGCGCTGGCCGCCGTCGAGGCCGCCGAACGCCGCACCGTGCGCGCCGCGGCGGGTTCCGCCGGGATCGTCCTGACCGTGAAGGCGGGGTCGGCCAACGAGGTGCTGGCGGAACTCCTCGACGCCTTCGCCGCCGAACCCGACGCGGTCCCGGTCGAGGTCGCGCTGGTGGGCCCCGGGGAACCCGAGGCGATGCTGCGCGACGGGCGCGCCGACGTCGCCCTGCTGCACCTGCCGATGGACTCGACCGCGGGTTTCGACGCCGAGGAACTCCTCGTGGAGGACCAGGTGGCCGTCCTGCCCGCCGGCCACCCCCTCAGCGCCCGCGACCACCTGGAACTCGCCGACCTCACCGGCCTGCCCGACCTGCCCCTGCCGCGCTGGCCCCGTCCGGACCCGAACCTGCCCGAACCCACGGGGCCGGAGATCCGCGACCACCTGCAACTGCTGCAACTGGTCGCGCTGCGACGGACCTGCGCGATCCTGCCGCCGTCGGCGATCCCCTTCCCGCGCGAGGGGATCGCCCTGGTGCCGCTCGTCGACGCCGTGCGGGTGACGACGGCCATCGCCTGGCCCGCCCACTCGCGCTCGCGGGCGGTGGCCGCCCTCGTGCGGACGGCGACCGCCTGA
- a CDS encoding SDR family NAD(P)-dependent oxidoreductase yields MSEQRTALVTGANKGIGYEVAAGLGRRGFSVGVGARDAARREEAVGKLRAEGLDVFGVPLDVTSGDSVRDAVELLAARGGLHVLVNNAGITGGPPALPSELEVDRLRSAVETNVLGVVRVTNAFLPQLRAAASPRIVCTSSRLGSFAYQAENPDPPVFWATYTPTKAFLNAVVVQYAQELRGTGILVNAACPGYTATDLNDFAGHRTPAQGAEVVVRLATLPDDGPTGGFFAEEGELPW; encoded by the coding sequence GTGAGCGAACAGAGGACGGCGCTGGTCACCGGCGCGAACAAGGGCATCGGGTACGAGGTCGCGGCCGGCCTGGGCCGCCGGGGTTTCTCCGTCGGCGTGGGCGCGCGGGACGCGGCGCGCCGCGAGGAGGCCGTCGGGAAGCTGCGCGCGGAGGGTCTCGACGTGTTCGGGGTACCGCTCGACGTCACCTCCGGCGACAGCGTCCGCGACGCCGTGGAACTGCTGGCCGCCCGGGGCGGTCTGCACGTCCTGGTGAACAACGCGGGGATCACGGGCGGACCGCCGGCGCTGCCCTCCGAGCTCGAGGTCGACCGCCTGCGGTCCGCGGTGGAGACCAACGTCCTCGGCGTCGTGCGCGTCACCAACGCGTTCCTGCCCCAGCTGCGCGCGGCGGCCTCGCCGCGGATCGTCTGCACGTCCAGCCGGCTCGGGTCCTTCGCGTACCAGGCCGAGAACCCCGACCCGCCGGTGTTCTGGGCCACCTACACCCCGACGAAGGCGTTCCTCAACGCCGTCGTCGTCCAGTACGCCCAGGAGCTGCGCGGGACGGGGATCCTCGTCAACGCCGCCTGCCCCGGCTACACGGCCACCGACCTGAACGACTTCGCCGGGCACCGCACCCCCGCCCAGGGCGCCGAGGTGGTCGTGCGGCTCGCGACGCTGCCGGACGACGGGCCGACGGGTGGTTTCTTCGCTGAGGAGGGCGAACTGCCCTGGTGA
- the ligD gene encoding non-homologous end-joining DNA ligase, with protein sequence MAREHGTDETVVDVEGRHLRLRRLEKVLYPATGTTKAEVLAYVTAVAPALLAQLHQRPLTRKRYPDGVTGGSFFEKNVPRGVPDWIRTVEIEVPGSTKDRETVRYPLLDDLAGLVWLVNLAALELHVPQWRVGPRGGVRDPDRLVVDLDPGEGAGLAECAEVAVAVRDRLAEDGLRCHPVTSGSKGVQLYAAVSGRQDADVLRSYAHRIAEEMERERPRLVVSRMTKRLRGGKVLLDWSQNNSAKTTVAPYSPRGRHRPCAAAPRTWAELDDPGSLRQLTLEEVAARYARDGDLLAPLAEPGPRVPTR encoded by the coding sequence GTGGCCCGCGAGCACGGCACCGACGAGACCGTCGTCGACGTCGAGGGACGTCACCTGCGGCTGCGCCGGCTGGAGAAGGTGCTGTACCCCGCGACCGGGACCACCAAGGCGGAGGTCCTCGCCTACGTCACCGCGGTGGCCCCGGCCCTGCTCGCCCAGCTGCACCAGCGGCCCCTGACGCGCAAGCGCTACCCCGACGGGGTCACCGGCGGCTCGTTCTTCGAGAAGAACGTCCCGCGCGGGGTGCCCGACTGGATCCGCACCGTGGAGATCGAGGTCCCCGGCAGCACGAAGGACCGCGAGACGGTCCGCTACCCGCTCCTGGACGACCTCGCCGGCCTGGTCTGGCTGGTGAACCTCGCCGCCCTGGAGCTGCACGTGCCGCAGTGGCGCGTGGGACCGCGCGGGGGAGTGCGCGACCCCGACCGGCTCGTCGTCGACCTCGACCCCGGCGAGGGGGCCGGGCTGGCCGAGTGCGCCGAGGTGGCCGTGGCCGTGCGCGACCGGCTGGCCGAGGACGGTCTGCGGTGCCACCCCGTGACGTCGGGGTCGAAGGGGGTGCAGCTGTACGCCGCGGTCTCCGGCCGCCAGGACGCCGACGTCCTGCGGTCCTACGCGCACCGGATCGCCGAGGAGATGGAGCGGGAACGACCGCGCCTCGTGGTCAGCCGCATGACGAAGAGGCTGCGCGGCGGGAAGGTCCTGCTGGACTGGAGCCAGAACAACTCCGCGAAGACGACCGTCGCGCCGTACTCGCCGCGCGGCCGGCACCGTCCCTGCGCCGCCGCGCCGCGGACCTGGGCCGAACTCGACGACCCGGGGTCGTTGCGGCAGTTGACGTTGGAGGAGGTCGCCGCGCGGTACGCGCGCGACGGCGACCTCCTGGCCCCCCTGGCCGAACCCGGACCCCGCGTCCCTACGCGCTGA
- the ligD gene encoding non-homologous end-joining DNA ligase, producing the protein MLATAARSAGVPTDGDLWAYEVKWDGMRVLADVHEGTVVLRSRTGRDVSTTFPELTALADAHADVLLDGEVVALDDGLPSFSVLADRLHVSDPRAAERAAARTPVTLMAFDVLRLYGVELLDRSWQDRRESLDRLLPSGRAWQVSPVYPDASSLLTATREQGLEGVVAKRRTSTYQPGRRSPDWVKHAHRHHQACLVAGWRPVEGSPDRIGALLLAVPGPDGRLRYAGRAGSGLDGALEEGLRAALAGRELPRPVVDVPRPDAAGATFTEPVAVVEVRHLGRTSGGRLRQPTLRGLRPDLGPSDVRQE; encoded by the coding sequence ATGCTGGCGACCGCCGCCCGGTCCGCGGGAGTGCCCACGGACGGCGACCTGTGGGCCTACGAGGTCAAGTGGGACGGCATGCGCGTCCTCGCCGACGTCCACGAGGGCACCGTCGTGCTGCGCTCGCGCACCGGCCGCGACGTCTCGACCACGTTCCCCGAGCTCACCGCCCTCGCCGACGCCCACGCCGACGTCCTCCTCGACGGCGAGGTCGTCGCCCTCGACGACGGGTTGCCCTCGTTCTCCGTCCTCGCCGACCGCCTGCACGTCAGCGACCCCCGCGCCGCCGAACGCGCCGCCGCGCGCACCCCCGTCACCCTCATGGCCTTCGACGTCCTGCGCCTGTACGGCGTCGAGCTCCTCGACCGCTCCTGGCAGGACCGCCGCGAGTCCCTCGACCGGCTGCTGCCCTCCGGACGCGCCTGGCAGGTCTCACCGGTCTACCCCGACGCCTCCTCCCTGCTGACCGCCACCCGCGAGCAGGGCCTCGAGGGCGTCGTCGCCAAGCGCCGCACCTCGACGTACCAGCCCGGCCGCCGCAGCCCCGACTGGGTCAAGCACGCCCACCGCCACCACCAGGCCTGCCTCGTCGCCGGCTGGCGCCCCGTCGAGGGGTCCCCCGACCGCATCGGTGCCCTGCTGCTCGCCGTCCCCGGCCCCGACGGGCGGCTGCGCTACGCCGGCCGCGCCGGCAGCGGGCTCGACGGCGCCCTGGAGGAGGGGCTGCGCGCGGCGCTCGCCGGACGCGAACTGCCCCGCCCCGTGGTCGACGTGCCCCGCCCCGACGCGGCCGGGGCGACGTTCACCGAACCCGTCGCGGTCGTGGAGGTCCGCCACCTCGGCCGCACGAGCGGGGGCCGGTTGCGCCAGCCGACGCTGCGGGGACTGCGCCCCGACCTGGGACCGTCCGACGTGCGGCAGGAGTGA
- a CDS encoding siderophore-interacting protein, whose protein sequence is MSTGTGVEVRARRAAYALYEVRVAAVQRVGTSFARITVTSPDLGGFGVAGFDQRFKVLLLPQPFAAYDVPEGDWYTWWRELPEAVRPTMRTYTVRAFRPETLDAQAELDIDFVLHGVADGHAGPASSWAAQAAVGDPLVLVGPTAPGEGRMWGVEWAPPAEARTLLLAGDETAVPAVSAILEQLPPGVKATALLEVPTSGDFLDLPSPADLTVEWLPRNGSHPAGELLQRRVHEVASALVDEVSSPADADLDADLDADLDAELDAEEDTGILWEVPEQAEASGPEALYAWLAGECGVVKALRRHLVREVGVPRTSVAFMGYWREGRAEGE, encoded by the coding sequence ATGAGCACGGGCACGGGCGTCGAGGTGCGGGCGCGGCGGGCGGCGTACGCCCTGTACGAGGTGCGGGTCGCGGCCGTGCAGCGGGTCGGGACGAGCTTCGCCCGGATCACGGTGACGTCCCCCGACCTGGGCGGGTTCGGCGTCGCCGGGTTCGACCAGCGGTTCAAGGTGCTCCTGCTGCCGCAGCCGTTCGCGGCCTACGACGTCCCCGAGGGCGACTGGTACACGTGGTGGCGCGAGCTGCCCGAGGCGGTCCGCCCGACGATGCGCACCTACACGGTGCGCGCGTTCCGGCCCGAGACGCTGGACGCGCAGGCCGAGCTCGACATCGACTTCGTGCTGCACGGCGTCGCGGACGGGCACGCCGGCCCGGCGTCGTCCTGGGCGGCGCAGGCGGCGGTCGGCGACCCCCTCGTGCTGGTGGGTCCCACCGCTCCCGGCGAGGGCCGGATGTGGGGCGTGGAGTGGGCCCCGCCCGCCGAGGCCCGCACCCTGCTGCTGGCCGGCGACGAGACCGCGGTCCCGGCGGTGTCGGCGATCCTGGAGCAGCTGCCGCCGGGGGTGAAGGCGACGGCGCTGCTGGAGGTCCCCACCTCCGGTGACTTCCTCGACCTGCCCTCCCCCGCGGACCTGACGGTGGAGTGGCTGCCGCGCAACGGGTCCCACCCGGCGGGGGAACTGCTGCAGAGGCGCGTGCACGAGGTGGCGTCGGCGCTCGTCGACGAGGTGTCCTCGCCCGCCGACGCTGACCTCGACGCCGACCTGGACGCCGACCTGGACGCCGAGCTCGACGCGGAGGAGGACACCGGCATCCTCTGGGAGGTCCCCGAGCAGGCCGAGGCCAGCGGCCCGGAGGCGCTGTACGCGTGGCTGGCCGGGGAGTGCGGGGTCGTCAAGGCCCTGCGGCGCCACCTCGTGCGCGAGGTCGGCGTCCCGCGGACCTCGGTGGCGTTCATGGGGTACTGGCGCGAAGGCCGCGCCGAGGGTGAGTGA